From a single Cyprinus carpio isolate SPL01 unplaced genomic scaffold, ASM1834038v1 S000006590, whole genome shotgun sequence genomic region:
- the LOC122144111 gene encoding zinc finger protein 862-like has translation MARPRQTSLKSFFQRPDAKEDTESGTPEASDVQSQTALPPPEKKPKCRAYRSEWSDKFPWLRCEVVDGNEKNMFCSRCEKAGRRNGFTRGSNNLRMSALIEQALEAPDFVTTDGKYCHSDSVDDMEKALEHIVVEQIREKLKNSDFIGIIIDETVNITVNKKLIIYLKLEIKGKVETCFLGNYDVDSGTARCIYDCVVAVLREMDIALSRVIGLGSDGASVMMGRHGGVGALFKQANPFSIQVHCVAHRAALAALDAEKAVENIRAYKNTISSVLYSFYRHSATRTARLRQLTAALSDEDMVSLKQPCAVRWLSLHRAVEAMKHNWAAVAMEINEEAVCGGNTQAQGLLGQIQTYSFIALTHAMADLLPVMTKLNLVFQKDNVNLSSIRPIVQASVAAFTHLRDVPGPEEETFQAGYKDGTYKDVKVTNSSDPLIQAFKKARERYVQHLIDALLDRFPEDCMDLLHCLDALLNPSRYPQTHSGK, from the coding sequence ATGGCCAGGCCCAGGCAGACTAgccttaaaagtttttttcagaGGCCAGACGCGAAGGAGGATACTGAATCAGGAACGCCTGAAGCCTCAGATGTCCAGAGCCAGACAGCTCTGCCACCACCGGAGAAAAAGCCGAAGTGTAGGGCGTATCGGTCGGAATGGAGTGACAAGTTCCCATGGCTAAGATGTGAGGTAGTTGATGGTAACGAAAAAAATATGTTCTGTTCGCGCTGCGAAAAGGCAGGACGACGCAACGGATTCACAAGAGGGTCGAATAATTTGAGAATGTCTGCTCTCATTGAACAAGCTCTCGAGGCTCCAGATTTTGTCACCACCGATGGGAAATATTGCCACAGTGACTCTGTGGATGATATGGAAAAGGCATTAGAACACATCGTGGTGGAACAGATCcgtgaaaaactgaaaaacagtGACTTCATTGGAATAATAATTGATGAAACTGTAAATATCACTGTGAACAAAAAGTTAATCATATATCTAAAGCTGGAAATAAAAGGAAAGGTGGAGACATGCTTTCTTGGAAATTATGATGTGGACTCCGGGACAGCAAGATGCATTTATGATTGCGTTGTTGCGGTGCTTCGCGAAATGGATATAGCACTGTCCCGTGTCATTGGCCTGGGTTCAGATGGTGCAAGTGTAATGATGGGAAGGCATGGTGGGGTGGGGGCTTTGTTTAAGCAAGCAAATCCCTTTTCTATCCAGGTGCACTGCGTTGCCCACAGGGCTGCACTTGCTGCGCTGGACGCAGAGAAAGCTGTGGAAAACATCAGAGCTTACAAAAACACGATCTCCTCGGTGTTGTACTCCTTCTACAGACACTCTGCCACCAGAACAGCCCGGCTCCGCCAATTAACAGCTGCACTCAGTGATGAGGACATGGTCAGCCTCAAGCAGCCGTGCGCAGTTCGCTGGCTATCCCTACACAGGGCTGTGGAGGCCATGAAGCACAACTGGGCAGCTGTGGCCATGGAAATTAATGAAGAGGCAGTTTGTGGGGGAAATACCCAAGCACAAGGGCTGCTTGGTCAAATCCAGACCTACAGCTTCATAGCCCTGACTCACGCAATGGCCGATCTACTACCAgtgatgacaaaactgaatttagtttttcagaaaGACAACGTCAATCTTTCCAGCATCCGACCAATAGTGCAAGCATCTGTCGCGGCATTTACACACTTACGAGATGTCCCCGGTCCAGAAGAGGAAACATTCCAGGCGGGATATAAAGACGGCACATACAAGGATGTCAAAGTGACCAATTCAAGCGACCCGCTCATTCAAGCTTTCAAAAAAGCCAGAGAACGCTATGTTCAACATCTGATAGATGCCTTGCTAGATCGGTTCCCCGAGGATTGCATGGATCTACTTCACTGCCTCGATGCCCTTCTGAACCCCTCTAGATATCCGCAGACACATAGTGGTAAGTAG